Proteins encoded together in one Papaver somniferum cultivar HN1 unplaced genomic scaffold, ASM357369v1 unplaced-scaffold_117, whole genome shotgun sequence window:
- the LOC113329951 gene encoding protein TIFY 9-like isoform X2, producing the protein MMSGAGGASLELDFFGMENKGSGGNSSSSSSQSQFQKLLQQNNTNGVQTAISKINPQLLKTVIDGKSTENFPPLPVYNPIRNGSENLTPGMVSTPLTIFYNGKVCVFDMPADKAEMIMRIAEEGAVANKASAAVVESVDPKLSASTSSLERKALLEKLNGGDLPIARKKSLQRFLEKRKERLVTVSPYANGSEGVENKKMKE; encoded by the exons ATGATGTCAGGAGCAGGAGGAGCATCACTGGAACTTGATTTCTTCGGTATGGAAAACAAAGGATCAGGAGGAAattcatcttcctcatcatccCAATCTCAGTTCcagaaacttcttcaacaaaacaaCACCAACG gtGTTCAAACTgcaatctcaaaaatcaatccGCAGTTGTTGAAAACTGTAATTGATGGGAAATCAACTGAGAACTTCCCTCCACTACCTGTTTATAATCCAATCAG AAATGGTTCTGAGAATTTAACACCAGGAATGGTTTCAACTCCTCTGACGATTTTCTATAATGGAAAAGTCTGTGTTTTTGATATGCCTGCTGATAAG GCGGAGATGATAATGAGGATCGCTGAAGAAGGAGCTGTTGCAAACAAagcttctgctgctgttgttgaatcGGTTGATCCGAAACTCAGTGCTTCAACTTCAAGCCTTGAAAGAAAAGCATTACTTGAGAAACTCAATGGAGGAG ATTTGCCAATCGCTAGAAAGAAGTCGTTGCAGAGATTTCTTGAGAAGCGCAAGGAAAG GTTGGTTACAGTGTCACCTTATGCAAATGGGTCTGAAGGTGtagagaacaagaagatgaaagagtAA
- the LOC113329951 gene encoding protein TIFY 9-like isoform X1 yields MMSGAGGASLELDFFGMENKGSGGNSSSSSSQSQFQKLLQQNNTNGVQTAISKINPQLLKTVIDGKSTENFPPLPVYNPIRNGSENLTPGMVSTPLTIFYNGKVCVFDMPADKAEMIMRIAEEGAVANKASAAVVESVDPKLSASTSSLERKALLEKLNGGDLPIARKKSLQRFLEKRKERGKSFEQNCRLVTVSPYANGSEGVENKKMKE; encoded by the exons ATGATGTCAGGAGCAGGAGGAGCATCACTGGAACTTGATTTCTTCGGTATGGAAAACAAAGGATCAGGAGGAAattcatcttcctcatcatccCAATCTCAGTTCcagaaacttcttcaacaaaacaaCACCAACG gtGTTCAAACTgcaatctcaaaaatcaatccGCAGTTGTTGAAAACTGTAATTGATGGGAAATCAACTGAGAACTTCCCTCCACTACCTGTTTATAATCCAATCAG AAATGGTTCTGAGAATTTAACACCAGGAATGGTTTCAACTCCTCTGACGATTTTCTATAATGGAAAAGTCTGTGTTTTTGATATGCCTGCTGATAAG GCGGAGATGATAATGAGGATCGCTGAAGAAGGAGCTGTTGCAAACAAagcttctgctgctgttgttgaatcGGTTGATCCGAAACTCAGTGCTTCAACTTCAAGCCTTGAAAGAAAAGCATTACTTGAGAAACTCAATGGAGGAG ATTTGCCAATCGCTAGAAAGAAGTCGTTGCAGAGATTTCTTGAGAAGCGCAAGGAAAG GGGGAAATCATTTGAACAAAACTGCAGGTTGGTTACAGTGTCACCTTATGCAAATGGGTCTGAAGGTGtagagaacaagaagatgaaagagtAA
- the LOC113329686 gene encoding F-box protein At3g07870-like: protein MENLSSDIIQEIFSRLPVKSVLQCRKVCRLWRSLLEKPKIGMLFADFPKYYRPVELYYGEPPGEMVNSNCNKASEYFNKIVTQLSHVDTNFFSFRLVGSCNGLVCYRACDPKFGHVMYIFNPITGERIRVQDMSVDEYFQCVGFGYCHSTDAYKVVRIRYLENEEQHIQVYTLGDGSGWRDIQEIACTSYMFQGFGVFANGVLHWLNKRSNCDIVAFNLTDGKLRSLPSPPCHIPAGSCDNINLGSLEGNLYLCLRYKNRGEPMMDIWVFKKRNMNNCRRGTRTKEHTFFNSFTWIREFSRKWESSLTQKCQLLSLTKSEILLWQDGFLWACDPKDKTSKILWCVEGPRPEVQVIPHMNSLVSLKDLGEELVAC from the coding sequence ATGGAGAATTTGAGTTCTGATATCATACAAGAAATATTTAGTCGATTACCTGTCAAATCCGTCTTACAGTGCAGAAAAGTATGCAGACTCTGGCGAAGTCTCTTGGAGAAACCCAAGATCGGTATGCTTTTCGCAGATTTTCCTAAGTATTACCGTCCTGTCGAACTCTACTACGGAGAACCACCGGGAGAGATGGTTAATTCTAATTGCAACAAGGCATCGGAATATTTTAACAAGATAGTTACACAGTTAAGCCATGTAGatactaattttttttccttcaggTTAGTTGGTTCTTGCAATGGTTTAGTATGTTACAGAGCTTGTGACCCTAAATTCGGTCATGTTATGTACATTTTCAATCCCATTACTGGTGAACGTATTCGTGTTCAAGATATGAGTGTTGATGAATATTTTCAATGTGTTGGATTCGGGTATTGTCATTCCACCGATGCGTACAAGGTTGTTAGGATTCGCTACTTAGAAAACGAGGAACAGCACATCCAAGTTTACACTCTTGGTGATGGCAGCGGGTGGAGAGACATACAAGAAATTGCCTGTACTTCCTATATGTTTCAGGGTTTTGGCGTTTTTGCTAATGGGGTTCTTCATTGGTTAAACAAAAGATCTAACTGTGATATTGTAGCTTTTAATTTAACAGACGGAAAATTACGATCTCTCCCATCGCCACCTTGTCATATTCCTGCGGGTTCCTGTGATAACATTAATCTTGGGTCCCTTGAAGGGAATCTATACCTGTGTCTTCGTTACAAAAACCGAGGTGAACCTATGATGGATATATGGGTATTCAAGAAGAGAAATATGAACAACTGCCGACGTGGTACTCGTACAAAAGAGCATACCTTCTTTAACTCTTTTACTTGGATCAGGGAGTTCAGCAGAAAATGGGAATCAAGTTTAACCCAGAAGTGTCAACTATTATCCCTAACAAAGAGTGAAATTCTGCTATGGCAAGATGGCTTCCTCTGGGCTTGTGACCCTAAAGATAAAACTTCAAAGATACTATGGTGTGTTGAAGGTCCACGACCGGAGGTTCAAGTGATTCCGCATATGAACAGCCTTGTTTCTTTGAAAGATCTCGGAGAAGAGCTGGTTGCTTGCTAA